The following are encoded together in the Phragmites australis chromosome 19, lpPhrAust1.1, whole genome shotgun sequence genome:
- the LOC133900832 gene encoding pumilio homolog 12-like — MELHNVSNASQAEGSYLNVRRSVPTEFTKYDTSTARSNQNFQGLSHSGSLYAEQSLALAFEDMSLSLRTRRADSPTSHRNVALTNGHCPSGRVDVILNQPHEPATLQDESMPLQFSAARAKQKTDELTAEHQEQAYSFPSHLGSFSSSGLHSFDSNFGIPCYPSTASASPIQKQCYVDGQSQSQMYAPYDQHVSSNLIWQHDMGAQPYSVMQQFSGFDVPRHRSNQQAAVCTPANGSSSYLGTPSFHGLESGDPYLNGAAFQKRKKQLNNTYADRFPSTSYTDSSYGSGDFRHFQQPEKVAHQHGLCFSQHQISGKVSTISYPEKILVRPDGVNSVRTTKFAPSVNGCADMDQRINGYGHDHLYIQSNDSSHFDWLDPHFLSSESKYGPSMESPKSTYNSIDEVVGRICIVAKDQNSCRFLQSVFTGGSQEDAEKVFAEIIDHIGELMVDPFAHYLVQKILEECSHDQRMRIIFEITKVPVELLKVSCNMHGTRVVQKVIETLNTSDQALKVVSALRPGAMHLMTDPHGSHVVQRCLQQLLPEHKAFLLEAAASHHLQLATDRHGCCVLQKCIEHSNDSQKYSLLSNIISDARRISEDQYGNYVIQFILNLKIEWATVKVVDALEGHFGTLSMQKCGSHVVEYCLKLAPQLVCDRVINELMNDPKLPHIMLDQYGNYVIQTALKQCKGALYAAFVEAIRPHAAVLQSNMFGKRVLSRTYLKNRQY; from the exons ATGGAGCTCCACAATGTGAGCAATGCTTCTCAGGCTGAGGGGTcttatttgaatgttagaaGGTCTGTGCCTACTGAATTTACAAAGTATGACACATCTACGGCCCGAAGCAATCAGAATTTTCAGGGTTTATCTCACAGTGGCAGTTTATACGCTGAGCAGTCCCTGGCATTAGCTTTTGAAGACATGTCTCTAAGTTTGAGGACTCGCAGAGCTGATTCACCTACCAGTCATCGCAATGTGGCGCTGACAAATGGACACTGTCCATCTGGACGTGTGGATGTTATCCTGAACCAGCCACACGAGCCTGCGACACTTCAAGATGAGTCCATGCCTCTACAGTTCAGTGCTGCACGTGCTAAGCAAAAGACTGATGAACTAACTGCTGAACACCAAGAACAAGCTTACAGTTTTCCATCACACTTGGGGAGTTTTTCAAGCTCTGGGCTGCACAGCTTTGATAGCAATTTCGGTATTCCCTGCTACCCATCAACTGCATCAGCTTCACCCATTCAGAAGCAATGTTATGTTGATGGGCAATCTCAATCTCAAATGTATGCACCCTATGATCAGCATGTTAGTTCAAACTTAATTTGGCAGCATGACATGGGTGCACAACCATACTCTGTTATGCAACAATTTTCTGGGTTTGATGTTCCTCGACATAGAAGCAATCAGCAGGCTGCAGTTTGTACTCCTGCAAATGGCTCATCCTCTTATCTTGGAACACCAAGCTTTCATGGGCTGGAAAGTGGGGATCCTTACTTGAATGGTGCTGCTTTTCAGAAGAGAAAGAAACAGCTGAATAATACATATGCAGATAGGTTCCCTAGTACATCTTACACTGACAGTTCATATGGCAGTGGTGATTTTCGCCATTTTCAGCAACCTGAAAAGGTTGCCCATCAACATGGACTATGTTTCTCGCAGCATCAGATCTCAGGTAAAGTCAGCACTATAAGTTATCCAGAAAAGATCCTGGTGAGGCCTGATGGTGTAAATTCAGTAAGGACTACGAAGTTTGCTCCTTCAGTTAATGGCTGTGCTGATATGGATCAAAGAATTAATGGTTATGGACATGACCATCTTTACATTCAGAGTAATGATTCCTCGCACTTTGACTGGCTCGACCCCCATTTTCTGTCCTCAGAATCAAAATATGGACCATCCATGGAATCACCTAAGTCGACCTATAATTCAATTGATGAAGTTGTGGGAAGAATTTGTATTGTGGCAAAGGATCAGAACAGCTGCCGCTTTCTGCAAAGTGTATTTACCGGAGGAAGtcaagaggatgcagaaaaagTCTTTGCtgaaataattgatcatattgGTGAACTTATGGTGGATCCATTTGCCCACTATTTGGTGCAGAAGATTCTTGAAGAGTGCAGCCATGATCAAAGGATGCGcataatttttgaaattaccAAAGTACCTGTAGAGCTTCTTAAAGTTTCTTGCAACATGCATGG GACTCGTGTAGTGCAAAAGGTCATAGAAACTCTAAATACTTCGGATCAGGCTTTGAAGGTTGTGTCTGCATTGCGTCCTGGAGCAATGCATTTGATGACTGATCCTCATGGCAGCCATGTTGTGCAACGCTGCTTGCAGCAATTGTTACCTGAGCACAAAGCG TTCCTTCTTGAGGCTGCTGCATCACACCATCTTCAACTAGCCACAGATCGGCATGGCTGTTGTGTCCTTCAGAAATGCATAGAACATTCAAATGACAGTCAGAAGTACAGCTTGTTGAGCAATATTATATCTGATGCCCGTAGGATTTCAGAAGATCAGTATGG GAACTATGTTATTCAGTTTATTCTCAACCTCAAGATCGAATGGGCAACGGTCAAAGTAGTGGATGCACTGGAGGGTCACTTTGGAACTCTATCAATGCAAAAGTGTGGTAGCCATGTTGTTGAATATTGTCTGAAGCTAGCACCACAGCTAGTGTGTGATAGGGTCATCAATGAACTTATGAATGATCCTAAATTGCCGCATATCATGCTAGATCAGTACGGGAACTATGTGATTCAAACAGCACTTAAACAGTGCAAG GGTGCACTATATGCTGCCTTTGTCGAAGCTATTAGACCGCATGCTGCTGTACTGCAAAGCAACATGTTTGGGAAAAGGGTTCTATCAAGAACATACCTGAAGAACAGGCAATACTGA